The Paucidesulfovibrio gracilis DSM 16080 genome segment TCAAGCCCTTCCTGGAACGCATCGGCATCCGCGTGCTCGGCGTGATCCCCACGGACACCATCATGGGCACCATCACCGTGTCCGACCTGGCCGACCGGCTCGGCGGCAAGGTGGTCTCGGCCCATGCCAGCGCGGACCGCGTAGTGGAGCGCTTCCTCATCGGCACCATGCAGGTGGAAAACTTCATGACCCACTTCCGCAAACACCAAAACGCGGCCATCATCGTGGGCGGCGACCGCTCGGACGTGCAGCTCGTGGCCCTGGAAGGCGACGCCCCCTGCCTGATCCTCACGGGCAACCTCTACCCCAACGACATCATCCTGACCCGCTCGGAAGTGCTCAAGACCCCCATCATCATCGCCCGGGAAGACACCTTTACCGTGGCGAAAAAAATGGAATCCATCCTCTCGCGCCACAAACTGCGCGACAAAATCAAAATCGAACAGGGCGCAAAGCTCATTGCCGAGCACATCGACCTGGAATATCTCAAAAAAGAGCTGGGCGTCTAACAGACGAAAAAAGGGGAGCGTTTCAGCTCCCCTTATTGTTTCCAGGCCGCATGGCTCCCGGCCGCTTCCGCAATCCGGTCAGCTGTTCAGCCGCTTGATGGCGCAAAACTCCCCGCACATGGTGCAGACATCGTCCTCGCCGATTTCGCTGTGCTGTCGGTAATCCCCGGCCTTGGCCGGGTCAATGCTCAATTCCACCTGGGCCTTCCAGTCCAACCGCTTGCGCGCCAGGGACATGGCCTTGTCGCGCTCCAGAGAGGCGGTCCGCCCACGGGACAAATCCGCGGCATGGGCCGCGATCTTGGAAGCAATGGTCCCCTCGTGCACATCCTGCACCGTGGGCAGACGCAAATGCTCGGCAGGGGTCACGTAACACAAGAAATCCGCGCCATGCATGGCCGCGTACGCTCCGCCAATGGCCCCGGCGATGTGGTCATACCCCGCGGCCACATCCGTGACCAGCGGACCGAGAATATAAAACGGCGCGCCCCCGCAAAGAATTTTCTGTTGACGCATCTGATCCGCGATCCGGTCCAGGGTCACATGGCCAGGTCCCTCAATGATCACCTGCACGCCCTTGGCCCAGGCGCGGCGGGTCAACTCCGCCAGGGTGAGCAGCTCCGCGGTCTGGGCGCAGTCGCCCGCGTCCGCCGTGGCCCCGGGACGCATGCCGTCCCCCAGGGAAAGGGTCACATCATACTCGGCCAAAATATCCAAAATCTCGTCATACTGTTCATACAGCGGGGATTCACGCTGGTTCTTGCGC includes the following:
- the thiC gene encoding phosphomethylpyrimidine synthase ThiC, with the protein product MTRKQQAEQGIITEDMRAVALQEGLEPEFVRDELAKGRLVIPQNAGRKLSEPRAVGRGTSVKVNANIGASPYRTSLDEELAKLDAAVAAGADSVMDLSLGPDQIRIRRAVLERSPVMVGTVPLYQTAFELSASKRDMADMTMDDFLATVRRQAEEGVDFMTIHCGVTQSALAAMNSQGRLLDVVSRGGAFLVQWMRKNQRESPLYEQYDEILDILAEYDVTLSLGDGMRPGATADAGDCAQTAELLTLAELTRRAWAKGVQVIIEGPGHVTLDRIADQMRQQKILCGGAPFYILGPLVTDVAAGYDHIAGAIGGAYAAMHGADFLCYVTPAEHLRLPTVQDVHEGTIASKIAAHAADLSRGRTASLERDKAMSLARKRLDWKAQVELSIDPAKAGDYRQHSEIGEDDVCTMCGEFCAIKRLNS